Below is a window of bacterium DNA.
GTGTCGCTGCTCATGGCAAAGGCTCCCGGAAGACTGGCATGGTGGGGCTGGGCCGAAAAGCTCTGCCGAAGGCGAAGGTTTTCGGGGCGCTACTCGACACAGCCCTCCCTCGTCTCCTCCACCAACCGATCGACCACCGCCTTGAGATCGCCGGTCTCGCGAAAGACCTTGAGCTGACGGTCGGCGCTGGTGCCGCCGGCGAGGATGGTGTGCAGGTATTCGACCTCGGAGCGGCTGCCGAGCTCGTCGACGACGTCGTCGACGAAGTCGAGCATCTCGAGCGCGAGCTGTTTCATCGGCGCCTCTTGCCGCTTGCCGAAGTCGATCAATCGACCGTCGATGCCGTAGCGCACGGCGCGCCACTTGTTCTCGGTGATCAGGTGGTGCCGGTAGATACGCCACGACTGATTGTCGAGCCGCAGCTTGATCACCTTGGCGACGATCGCTTGCACCAGGGCCGCGATACACACGGCTTCGTCGATCCTGGTGCAGATGTCACAGACCCGGAACTCGATGGTCGGGAACTTCGAGTGTGGCCGGACGTCCCACCAGATCTTGGTCGGCTCGTCGATGCAGCCGGTCGCAACAAGCGTGTCAATGAAACCGTTGTAGTCCGCCCACGACTTGAGATTCGGCGGCAGGCCGGTGCGCGGCAGGCTTTCGAAGATCACCGTGCGGTAGGACTTGAGCCCGGTGTCGCGGCCTTGCCAGAAGGGCGAGCTGGTGGTCAAGGCGAGCAGGTGCGGTAGGAAGTAGCGCGCCTGGTTCTGGACGTCGATCAACAGCTCCTTGTCCTCGATGCCGACGTGGACGTGCATGCCGAAGATCAGCATCCGGCGGGCGAGCTCGGCCATATCGGTGCGCAACTTCGTGTAGCGCGCGCCGATCGAGATCTCCTGGGTGGCCCAGGACGAGAACGGATGGGTGCTCGCGGCCGCCACCCGCAGGCCGTTCTTGGCCGCCAGCTCGCAGATCGAGCTGCGCAGGCGAACCCCGTCCGGCCTGACCGCTTGGATGTTCTGGCAGATGCGACTGCCGACCTCGACCTGAGACTGGAGGAACTCCTTCTTGATCTGGTCATGCAGGACGACCCGGCCTTGCTCCATGAGCTCCTGGATGTAGGACTTCAGCTCCCGGCTTTCGGGATCGATGATCTGGTACTCTTCCTCGATGCCGAGAGTCAACGGTGGCAGCGACATAGAAACTCCCTTCAGCGATTCGCGGAGGGCCTTTCGGCTTGGCTTATTGACGAGTTTAGCACTCGACCGACAGCAACGGCCGACGTAAGGAGTCCTGATGACAGCAGAGAACGGTGCGGATCAGAGGTTGACGGGAGTCAGCGGAGCGGAGAAGCCGGCGCCGCCGCGGCGTACCCGGCGGGCGGCGATCCATGGTCTGTTGGTCGCCATCGACGTACCGGAGCTGTCGTCCCAGCCATGGGTCGTCGACGGCATCGACCTCAACTCCAAGGGCATGGGGCTGGTCTTGCCTCCCGAGCTCCTGGCGGGTACACGGGTACTGTTGAGTTTCAAGCTGGGCGAGCATGAGCTGTCGCGCCTGCCGGCCACGGTGCAGCACAAGGTCGGAGTGTCCGGGGGGGTGCGCTTCGAGACCTGGCCCGACTCCGAGCGTCTGAAGCTGCTCGAGTTCCTGGCCGGCGTCTACGAAAGGCTGGAGTAACGCCCCGAAAACCTCCGCCTTCGGCGGTGCTTTTCGGCCCAACCCCACCGTGCTAGCAGCCTGTGGCTACTAAGAGCAACAGACTGCTAGCGAAGCCTGCGGCCTCAAACCGACGAGATCCTGACTATGGCAAGGCAGGCGTAGGGGTGGACCTTGTGTCCACCCGCCGTCGGCGTCAGCCGGCGGTCTTGGGCCGACACAAGGTCGGCCCCTACATGATCCAGCACTCCGGCAAAACTTGACTCAACTGTGAAGATTGGGGGATCTGAAGAGATGTCTAACGAAGCTTCGCCTCAAACCGACGAGGTGTTGGAGGGTGTCTAGCCAGTAGGAAAGGTTGGCGCCAGCCGATCGGCCGGCGTACTCGATAGGAGTGTCTTCTCCTATATGGAGTAGCATTACGAGTCGACTCTTACCACAAAGGAGACTCGATGATGCCCAACCTCTTCACCATTATGCGCGATCACGTCACCCTGTCCACCACTTGCATCGATCGGCTCTACCTCAACGGCTACATGCCGCGGCTCCAACGCCCCGGTCAACTCAGCTACTTCCTGCGAGGGCACCTCGGCAACCCGATCCCCTCGCCGGCGTTGTTTCCTCCCCTTCGGCAGCGTTTCGTCAAAGGGCTAGATCGCTTTGTCGGACGCTATGACGTGCCGCGCGTCCCCTTCAAGAGAGGAGACCGCAAAGACGAGATCGCCGCCCAATACCGCGCTCGGTTTCAACAGTCCGAGGGCGTGGTGTTCGTGGGCGTGGCCCAGGAGAAGATGTCGTCCTTCAAAGCCAGTAAGGGCTCAGGACTGGCCTTCAGCTTTCGGCGCGAGCCCGTCTATGTCAACCACTACTACTTCTACGTTCAGGATCGCCAATGGGGACCCGCGTTCGTCAAGGTCGGCAGCTACATCCCCTACCCGGTGAAGCTGTGTCTCAACGGCCATGAGTGGGTCAAGCAGCAGCTGCGGCACGAAGGCATCGCCTTCGAGCCCCTGGACAATGGCTTTCGCTGGTGTGAGGACCCGCAACGGCTGCAACAGATCTGCGATCGTCTCACAGCCCGAGACGTCGAGGACTTCTTTGAGCGCTGGTCTCATCGGCTGCCTTGGCCGCTTACAGAGGAGGACCGCGCGGCGGGCTACCGACATCAGCTCTCCATTTGGCAGCTCGAGGTCAGCCTCACCCAGATCTTCGACCGACCGGTTCAGGGCCGACACTTCTTTGAAGAGGTCATCCGGGAGAACCTGGACCTGGGTCGCCCCGATCGGGTCAGCTTGGTGTTTCCTACCCGCCATACTCGCGCGACCCGCGCTCCCAAGCGCGGCTACTGCACTCGCGTGATCACCCAGGGCGTCAACCCCAGCCTGCATGTCTACTACAAGAGCTCCCACCTGAAGCAATACTTCAAGGACGGGCGTGGCTTACGCAGCGAGCTGACGATCAACAACACCTTGGACTTTGGCGTCAACAAAGGCATCGAGAACCTCGATCACTTGGCGGACCTGGGGCGCCAGGCCAACCGCAAGCTGCTGGAGATCGAGCGGGTCTCTCACCACTGCGGCTTCAGTGACCCGAGCCTGGAACGTCTCCAAAAGCCCACGGTAGAAGGCAAGCAACGGGCGTCGGCCATGCGCTTCGCTGATCCGCGGGTCATGGCGCTGCTACAGGCGCTGTGCGGCTTCTTCCATATCCCGCACGGATTCCGCCACCGCGATCTGCGGCCTCGTGTGGCGGACCTGCTCGGCCGCTCGCTGGATCAATACACTTCCGGGCAGATGACCTACGACCTGCGGCGGCTGCGTCTGAAGGGGATCATCTCGCGCATCCCGAAGACCCATCGCTACATCGTCACCACCTACGGGCTGAAGATCGCCCTGTTCTTCTCCAAGGTGTATCTGCGGATCCTGCGCCCGGGCTGGCTGGTCCTCGCTGAGGCCACCCAGAGCTTCGTCGGACCGTTGCGCCGAGCCTTCGATCGAGTCCAAGCTGAGATTGACCGTCTCTGTCATGATGCCCGGCTCGAACCCGCAGCAAACACCTGACTTCCAGCCCCGAGCGACCTCCAGCGTATTCAGCCTGGGACCTCAGCCCCAGATTGGGGGAATCTATCCTCCCCCACCTGAAGGGGCGCAACCTCGTCCCGGAAGGCGACAGCTGATGGGCTAAGACTCTCTTTCGCCCTTCAGCGCGAGTCTCTAGAGGTCGATTGAGCCCAAGGCTGCGTCCCGGACTCGATACTGCCGCCCTCCGGGGCGCTTTCGACCTCGAAAACTTGACTCAATTGTGAAGAAACGGAATCTGAAGAGATGTCTAGCGAAGACTGCGGCCTCAAACCGACGAGATCGTTGCCCTGAAAGGGCGCAAGCGTATAGCCCGGGGCCGCACGAAGTTGCGCTGGCGCGCCTCTGGCGCGACGAGCGCGACGCAGTGCGAGCCCCGGGTTCTCGAGCCCCCAACCTACTCGCCCTGGAAGGGCGAAACTTCAGGTGGCGATGGCGTCATGTTGCGCCCCTCCGGGGCGCCGGTTCTGGGGTGACCGCCAACCCGGGGCTCACTCCGCCTCGCCGGGGCTCGGCGTCGCCAGCCCCGGGCTATACGCTCAGGCCCCTCCGGGGCCACGCGGTCCAACCGACTCGAAACTTGACTCACCGAAGCCGCTCCTGAATCGATCTCAGCCTGACGATCCACGACAACGGCTCTCCCGAAGCCCTGCGGCGGGCCGAGGAGATCCTGCGGCAAAAAAACTGGACGGCCGTGTAATAACTCCGCCGGACGAGC
It encodes the following:
- a CDS encoding carboxylate-amine ligase, which produces MSLPPLTLGIEEEYQIIDPESRELKSYIQELMEQGRVVLHDQIKKEFLQSQVEVGSRICQNIQAVRPDGVRLRSSICELAAKNGLRVAAASTHPFSSWATQEISIGARYTKLRTDMAELARRMLIFGMHVHVGIEDKELLIDVQNQARYFLPHLLALTTSSPFWQGRDTGLKSYRTVIFESLPRTGLPPNLKSWADYNGFIDTLVATGCIDEPTKIWWDVRPHSKFPTIEFRVCDICTRIDEAVCIAALVQAIVAKVIKLRLDNQSWRIYRHHLITENKWRAVRYGIDGRLIDFGKRQEAPMKQLALEMLDFVDDVVDELGSRSEVEYLHTILAGGTSADRQLKVFRETGDLKAVVDRLVEETREGCVE